In the genome of Candidatus Limnocylindria bacterium, the window GCTACGAAGTACGTCTCGCAGGCGAGTTGCACCAGCTCCGGCGTGAGCTCCGCCGGTTTCCCGAGGAAGCGCGCCGCGGCACCGAGGTGCTGCATGAGGTCACGCGGGTGGCATGAGCGCAGCGAGATGTTCCGCTCGAGGCAATACTTCGCGATCCACTCCGCCGCCTTCGGATAGAAGGTGATCTTCTGGTTCTCGCAGACCCGACGAAGGATCTCGGAGAATTCCTCAGGCGTCGGCGGCTTGATCTCGATCTTGTACTGGATGCGCCGCAGGAACGCTTCATCGACCAGCGATGAGGGCGTGCGGTTCGTCGCGAAGACGAGCAGGACGTCGAACGGCACTTCGATCTTGCGACCGTCGGCCGTCGTCAGGAAGTCGACGTCACGGTCGAGCGGGACGATCCAGCGGTTGAGGAGCTGGTCGGGCGAGGCACGCTGGCGGCCGAAGTCGTCGATGAGGAGAACGCCGCCGCTCGCCTTCATCTGGAACGGCGCTTCGTGGACCTTCGAGTTCTGGTCGTAGACGAGATCGAGGTCCTCGAGCGTCAGCTCACCACCGACCTCAACGAACGGGCGTGAGACCGGGACCCAGCGGCGGTCGAATCGCGCGTCGAGCTCGACGAGCGGGCGGTGACGCGATGGGTCGTACACGCGGATGACCTGCTGGCCGACGAGGATCGCGTACGGCACGACGATGCTGCCTTGGAGCATCGTCGCGAGCGCCTTCGAGATCGTCGACTTGCCGGTGCCGGGTGGGCCGAAGAGGAAGATCGACTGCGCGCTGTTGATCGCCGGCCCGAGCTGACGGAGCGTCAGCTCCGGCAGCACGAGATGCGCGAGCGCCTTCTTCAGTCCATCCCAGGTGACCTGCACCGCGCCGACCGACTGCGCGCGCACCCGTGTGACGTACGCCGCGAGCGGAACCGGCGCGGCGCCGACGTAGCCGTTGCGCGCCATCGCTTCTTTCGCGCGGATCGAGCCCTTCTCCGTGATCATGTAGACGTACGTCGACGCGGTCACGCCGGCGCCGCCCTTCACCTCAACGAGGTGCTCGGTCTTACAGAAGTCGAGGACGGGCTGGAGGATCTTGAGGGGCAGGCAGAGGATCTGCGTCAGCTCGGCGGCCGTCGTCGCGCGCTGGTAGAGGAGCTTCAGCGTGAGGTCGGCAACGAATGCCGACGTGAGGCCGGTCTCCTCGATCGTCGCCGGTGCGAGCGGCGCCGATGCTTCGGCCGGCCGTGGGGCCGCAGAAGCGGGCGCGTGCGATGTCGCCGATGGTGCTGCGCTTGCCATGTGCTCCCTATCCTCCGGAACGCGAGTGCTGCGAGTTTAGGGGTGCTGGACTCCCCTTAGAGAGGGAACCGGGTTGCAACACACGGCGACGCGGCACCGAAACCCTCTCCACGGGCGAAACCGCGTCCCCGGCTGTCCCGCTCAGCTCAAATTTGGGCGGAGAAGATCACGAGGGCGCGCAGGGCTAGGACACCCAGCAGCGCGAGGATCGGCGCGGTGACCGGCGCCCAACGACGGGCGGCGCCCAGACGCGAGATGGTGAACGGCGCCGCCAGACCGACGATCACGACCAGCCACAGCAGCAGCCACACGCCCGCCATCTTCCCGATCGTCCCGGCCAGGGCGACCGTAGCGATAAAGACCGCGATGAGGACGATCTCGAGCAGCGCAAAGTTCCGGTCCGCGAGCGCGAGGCGCACCGTTGTGCCGGCGTCGATGTCGCGGCGCGAGTTCGCCAGCAGGAGCAGCAGCGCGACCGCGCCGGTCAGCGAGGACGCGAGGAAGACGCCACCCAGCGGCCATCCATCGCTCCATATGGGCTGGTTGGAGACCGAGAGGAGCACGCCGGTGTAGCCGCTGACAAAGAACCCCAGCCCGGTGCCGATGACGTTCCATACCGCGCCGACCGTTCCGCGGAGGATGCGCGCGATCGGGTCGGCCGCATGCCATCCGCTGTCGGCCACCGCGCCGAGGAACGACACGAACGAGAACAGACCGAAGCCCAGCAGCGCCCACGAGCCGAGCGACATCGGCGACCACGGCTTGAACGCGAGCCCGCCGTTCGACGCATCGAACAGCATGTTGATGAAGCGAAGAGGCTGGCCCAGGTCGGCGATGAGGAAGATCGGGCATGGAAGCAGCGCGAGGAAGCTGACGATGAACGCGATGCGCGCCGCACGTTGATCCGCGGCGGTGCCGACGAGACGGATCAGAGTTCCGATCGCGTACGAGCCGCCGGATAGGCCGCCGAAGAAGAAATAGCCGAGGATCCACCACTCCCAGTAGGGCGGCGCCGCGAAGTGTTCAGCGGGCGGCATCGGACTTCTCGTTCATGCGGTTCGAGCGGAAGGCGAGCACGCCGGCGACGAGACCGACGACCGCGGTGACGAAGCCGCCGGCATACCCGGCGAAGTTATTGCGGCTCGGCAGCGTCGCGTTCTGCGCGTTCGGCAGCTTGTACACCTCGGGCTTGTCCATGAGCAGGAAGAAGGCGTTGAGTCCGCCGTAGACCGTCGCGTCGCGTCCGTAGAGCTGCGCCTTCTTGTACCCGGCCGTCTGCAGCGCGGTGAGCCGCTTGTCGGCGGCCGCCTGAAGGTCATCGAGGTAGCCGAACTTGATCGACTCGGTCGGGCACGCCTTCGCGCACGCAGGCTGCATCCCGTTCTGCAGACGGTCGTAGCAGAGCGTGCACTTGTGCGCGGTGCCGGTCTTTTCGTTGAAGCCGATGACGCCGTACGGGCAGGCCGAGATGCAGTCGCGGCAACCGTTGCACACGTCCTGCTGGATGAGCACCGAGTCGTATTCGGTGCGCACGATCGCGTTCGTGGGGCAGACCTCGAGACAGCTCGCGTTCTGGCAGTGCTTGCAGACGTCGCTCATCATCAGCCAGGCCTGGCCGCCGGCGATCGGTGTCGGTGTCATGACGACGCCGTTGTTGTCTGGGATCTGCTCGATGAACTCGACATGACGCCAGTTCTGTGCGTCGAGCTGCCCCGTGTTGTCGAAGCTGTCGAGGAGGAGCTCGGGCTTGTTCCCCTCGAGCTGATTCCACTCCTTGCACGCGACCTCGCAGGCCTTGCAGCCGATGCAGATCGACGTGTCGGTGAAGAACCCCATCGGGCGCTCCTGGAAGGCGGCCATCAGAACCCCATCAGGTTCGGCGTGAGCTTCGTGAAGCCACGCTCCGCGGCCGCGATGTCGAGCGGTATCGCGGCGATCTCATCAACGACCGGCACCGCGTGTCCTTCTAGGCGCGCGTCCACGCTGACGATGTACCGCTTGCAGCGCTCGCAGGCGTCGACGCGCAGGTACGGGAGCTGCTGCGGGTCCGCCAGCACGACGAGCCTGCTCGACTCCGTCTCGCCGCAGGCCACGCATGTCATGCGCGGGTAGACCCATTCGTTCGCGCAACGCGCGCATACGAGGCGCCGCTGACCCGTGACGAGCGCCTCGCCGCTGTCGGCGAACACGCTCACCTGCGGCGATCCGCCGCACGTCGGACAGAATCGCGCTTGGGGGGATTGCAGGGGGTTCTCCCCCTGCGATGAATGGGCCCTCGGCAGCGCGCTCGCAACATCGGGAAGAGCTTCCAACACCGGGCCGGTCGCCGCGCGCGCCAGGAAAACGTCGGTCCCATCCTGCGCTTCGCCGCGCAGCCAGGACGTGACCATGCGCTCGAGATCACCCTCGTGGAAGCGCAGGAGCACCGCTTCGCGCAGCGTTTCCGTTCCGGCGGTCATGACCGCGCTCATCACGTCAGGTAGCGCCGCGCGCACGACGTATGCCGGGAGGTCATCGAGGCTGGGATGATCCGCGGCCGCGCGATCGAACGCGCGCTCCTGCGCTTCCGCGACCGCGCCGTAGAGGGCGAGCGGCTCGCGCGCGAAATCGAAGCGCTCGGCAAGCTCTGCCGCGCGGCGTCGGCGCTCCGAGTAGCTGGTGACGCGCTCAGCGACGGCGCTCAATCGATCTTCTCGATGTTGACGAGGAACGCCTTGAACTCGGGGGTCCTCGCCCCTACATCGCCGACGAACGGCGTCAGAGCGTTCGCGAGCCAGAACTTGCTCTTATCGGGGTTCTGGTCGGCCGAGACCCCGACGAATCCCCAGTGGATCGGGATGCCGATGTGGTACACGGGCTTGTCGCTCCCGGCCAGCTTGATCGGGCCGAGGCGCTTCGTCACGGCCGCCGCGACCTCGATCTTGCCGCGCTCGCTCCACACGCGAACGCGGTCGCCGTTCGCGATGCCCTTCTCCTTCGCGAGCTCCTCGGGCACCTCGACGAACGCCTGTGGCTGCAGACCGACGAGCAGCGGCACGTGTTGCGTCACGTAGTGCTCGTGCTCCGTGAGCCGGTAGCTCGTCGCAACGTACGGGTACTTGTCGACCTTCCCGAAACGGTTCGGCCTGCCGGCGGCCTGGTCGTAGAGGAAGGCCACCGGGTCCTCGGACTGGTTGGGATGCAGAGGGTTGGGGATCGGCGCTTCCATCGGCTCGTAGTGCTCGGGGAACGGACCGTCGAGCATCGAGTTCGAGAACAGGCGGCCGACGCCTTCGCCGTTCATGATGAATGGCAGCCACGCGGCCGGATCCTTCGGGTTCATGGTCGCCGGGTAGTCCGGCACGTCCCCCGTCCACGCCGATCCGTTCCACTGGATCCCCGGACGCTTGGGATCCCACGGCTTGCCATCGAGGTCCGCGGACGCGCGGTTGTACATGACGCGGCGATTCAGGGGCCAGCTCCAGGCCCACGTCGGGAAGAAGCCCATACCCGTCGGGTCGTTCTTCGCGATGTCCTGTACGCCGTTGCGCCGCTTCGACAGGTTGCCGTCTTCGGTGTAGCTGCCGGTGTAGATCCAGTCGCCCGCGGTGGTCGTCCCGTCCGCTTTCAGCAGCGCGAAGCTCGCCATCTGCTTGCCGGTCGCGAGATCTTTTCCGTTGATCTCCTTGGCGATCTCGCCGAGCTCCGGCTTCTTCGGATCCTTGTACCAGTCCAGCGTCATGGCGTTGATCGCGTCGGGGAACTTCCCGCCGTTCTGGCGATAGAGCGTCTTCACGCGGTCGAAAAGCTCGGCCATGATCCAGTGATCGTGGCGCGCCTCCCCTTCTGGCGGGAGGACCTGCTCCTTCCACTGCATCCAGCGGCCGCTGTTGACGAACGAGCCGTCCTTCTCGATCCAGTGCGTCGTCGGTAGCATGAAGACCTCGGTCTTGATCGAGGCCGGATCCGCGCCGGGCGCCTTCCAGAACTCGGAGCTCGTCGTCGGCAGTGGATCCATCACGACGAGCCACTTGAGGTTCGCAAGCGCCTTCATCACCTGGTTCGAATCGGGCCCGATGGACGTGGCCGTCATGCCGGAGAGGATGACCCCCTCCATCTTGCCCTTGAGGGCCTGGTCGTAGATCGACATCCATGACGAGTTCGTGGCCGGCTTGGGGAGGAAGTTGAACGCGAACTCGTTGTCCTTCGTCGCCGCCGCTCCGTACCAGCCTTTGAGCAAGCTGACCATGAAGTTGCGGTAGTTCGTGCCGAAGAAGTTCCACGAGTTCGGGTCGCTCTTCTTCGCGGCACTTTGATCGACGTACTGGTCGAGGTTCCTCTGGCCGGGCGCGGGTATGCGCAGGTAGCCAGGGAGGATCTCCCACGAGATCGCGTGGTCCGTGTTGCCCTGGATGTTCGCGTGGCCACGCTCCGCGTTCATGCCGCCGCCCGGTCGGCCCATGTTGCCAAGGAGCAATTGCAGCAGCGCGCCCGAGCGGATGAGCTGGCCACCGGTGGTGTGATGCGTGAGGCCGACGGCATACACGATGGTCATGACCTTGTCCGGCCGTCCCATCTCGCCGACGATCTTCGCGACCTCGAGGAATTGGTCTGCGGGGATGCCGGTGATGCTCGAGACCATCTCCGGCGTGTAGCGCGAGTAGTGCTTCTTCATGAGCTGGAACACGCTCTTGGGGTCCTGCAGCGTCATGTCGCGTTTCGCGAAACCGGTGCTCGTCGTTGGCGGACCCTCGACCGCGGCCGCGCCCGGCTGCGTCGGACCGCTGCCCGGCGTTGCGGCGGGTGGCGCCGTCTGCTCGTAGGCCCATGACGAGGTGTCGTACGAGCGCGTCTGCGGGTTGTAGCCGGTGAACAGCCCGTCCTTGAAATCGAAGGCATCTTTCACGACGAACGAGGCGTTCGTGTAGTTCTTGACGTATTCCTCGTGATAGAGCTTGTTCTGCAGCACGTAGTTGATGAGCCCGCCGAAGTAGGCGACGTCGGTCCCCGTCCGGATGCGCAGATACCTGTCTGCGAGTGCCGACGTGCGCGTGTAGCGCGGGTCGGCATGGATGATCTTCGCGCCGCCGCCCTGGCCGGGTCCCTTCGTCGTATCGAGCTTCGCCTTCACGAACCACTGGAACCCAACGGGGTGCGCCTCAGCGGGGTTCGCGCCGTTGATGAGGATGACGTCGGCGTGCTTGATGTCACGCCAGTGGTTCGTCATCGCTCCTCGTCCGAATGTGGCGGCCAAACTGACCACCGTTGGGCCGTGTCAGACCCGAGCCTGTTGTTCTATGTGCACGACGCCGAGCGTCCGCATCATCTTCGCGGCGAAGTAACCCTCTTCGCTGCTGAATGCGGC includes:
- the nrfD gene encoding NrfD/PsrC family molybdoenzyme membrane anchor subunit, with product MPPAEHFAAPPYWEWWILGYFFFGGLSGGSYAIGTLIRLVGTAADQRAARIAFIVSFLALLPCPIFLIADLGQPLRFINMLFDASNGGLAFKPWSPMSLGSWALLGFGLFSFVSFLGAVADSGWHAADPIARILRGTVGAVWNVIGTGLGFFVSGYTGVLLSVSNQPIWSDGWPLGGVFLASSLTGAVALLLLLANSRRDIDAGTTVRLALADRNFALLEIVLIAVFIATVALAGTIGKMAGVWLLLWLVVIVGLAAPFTISRLGAARRWAPVTAPILALLGVLALRALVIFSAQI
- a CDS encoding 4Fe-4S dicluster domain-containing protein, which translates into the protein MAAFQERPMGFFTDTSICIGCKACEVACKEWNQLEGNKPELLLDSFDNTGQLDAQNWRHVEFIEQIPDNNGVVMTPTPIAGGQAWLMMSDVCKHCQNASCLEVCPTNAIVRTEYDSVLIQQDVCNGCRDCISACPYGVIGFNEKTGTAHKCTLCYDRLQNGMQPACAKACPTESIKFGYLDDLQAAADKRLTALQTAGYKKAQLYGRDATVYGGLNAFFLLMDKPEVYKLPNAQNATLPSRNNFAGYAGGFVTAVVGLVAGVLAFRSNRMNEKSDAAR
- a CDS encoding AAA family ATPase; translation: MASAAPSATSHAPASAAPRPAEASAPLAPATIEETGLTSAFVADLTLKLLYQRATTAAELTQILCLPLKILQPVLDFCKTEHLVEVKGGAGVTASTYVYMITEKGSIRAKEAMARNGYVGAAPVPLAAYVTRVRAQSVGAVQVTWDGLKKALAHLVLPELTLRQLGPAINSAQSIFLFGPPGTGKSTISKALATMLQGSIVVPYAILVGQQVIRVYDPSRHRPLVELDARFDRRWVPVSRPFVEVGGELTLEDLDLVYDQNSKVHEAPFQMKASGGVLLIDDFGRQRASPDQLLNRWIVPLDRDVDFLTTADGRKIEVPFDVLLVFATNRTPSSLVDEAFLRRIQYKIEIKPPTPEEFSEILRRVCENQKITFYPKAAEWIAKYCLERNISLRSCHPRDLMQHLGAAARFLGKPAELTPELVQLACETYFVAI
- a CDS encoding molybdopterin-dependent oxidoreductase: MTNHWRDIKHADVILINGANPAEAHPVGFQWFVKAKLDTTKGPGQGGGAKIIHADPRYTRTSALADRYLRIRTGTDVAYFGGLINYVLQNKLYHEEYVKNYTNASFVVKDAFDFKDGLFTGYNPQTRSYDTSSWAYEQTAPPAATPGSGPTQPGAAAVEGPPTTSTGFAKRDMTLQDPKSVFQLMKKHYSRYTPEMVSSITGIPADQFLEVAKIVGEMGRPDKVMTIVYAVGLTHHTTGGQLIRSGALLQLLLGNMGRPGGGMNAERGHANIQGNTDHAISWEILPGYLRIPAPGQRNLDQYVDQSAAKKSDPNSWNFFGTNYRNFMVSLLKGWYGAAATKDNEFAFNFLPKPATNSSWMSIYDQALKGKMEGVILSGMTATSIGPDSNQVMKALANLKWLVVMDPLPTTSSEFWKAPGADPASIKTEVFMLPTTHWIEKDGSFVNSGRWMQWKEQVLPPEGEARHDHWIMAELFDRVKTLYRQNGGKFPDAINAMTLDWYKDPKKPELGEIAKEINGKDLATGKQMASFALLKADGTTTAGDWIYTGSYTEDGNLSKRRNGVQDIAKNDPTGMGFFPTWAWSWPLNRRVMYNRASADLDGKPWDPKRPGIQWNGSAWTGDVPDYPATMNPKDPAAWLPFIMNGEGVGRLFSNSMLDGPFPEHYEPMEAPIPNPLHPNQSEDPVAFLYDQAAGRPNRFGKVDKYPYVATSYRLTEHEHYVTQHVPLLVGLQPQAFVEVPEELAKEKGIANGDRVRVWSERGKIEVAAAVTKRLGPIKLAGSDKPVYHIGIPIHWGFVGVSADQNPDKSKFWLANALTPFVGDVGARTPEFKAFLVNIEKID
- a CDS encoding formate dehydrogenase accessory protein FdhE, with product MSAVAERVTSYSERRRRAAELAERFDFAREPLALYGAVAEAQERAFDRAAADHPSLDDLPAYVVRAALPDVMSAVMTAGTETLREAVLLRFHEGDLERMVTSWLRGEAQDGTDVFLARAATGPVLEALPDVASALPRAHSSQGENPLQSPQARFCPTCGGSPQVSVFADSGEALVTGQRRLVCARCANEWVYPRMTCVACGETESSRLVVLADPQQLPYLRVDACERCKRYIVSVDARLEGHAVPVVDEIAAIPLDIAAAERGFTKLTPNLMGF